The following are encoded in a window of Thermodesulfobacteriota bacterium genomic DNA:
- the purD gene encoding phosphoribosylamine--glycine ligase: MNVLVVGGGGREHALVWKLAQSPRVTRIYAAPGNAGTEELAHNVGIEAENVEGLLAFAEAEKIGLTVVGPEAPLVAGIVDRFRARGLRVFGPSAAAARLEGSKAFAKAKMREFGVPTGDYREFTDADSARAYVREKGAPLVVKADGLAAGKGVIVAHTVEEALRGVEAILVEGVFGDAGRTVVVEEFLEGEEASFLAFCDGTTVLPMASTQDHKAVFDGDQGPNTGGMGAYSPAPVLSPELFEAAVDSVMRPMVEGMAAQGTPYVGVLYGGLMVRDGQLQVLEFNCRFGDPECQPIVMRMQGDLLPVLEACIDGRLEHVTLEWDPRAAVCVVMASEGYPGAYPKGVEIRGLEKASRLPDTAVFHAGTRRSNGRIVTSGGRVLGVTALGNDIGQAIERAYTAVGAVSWPGAHYRTDIGRKALARS; encoded by the coding sequence ATGAACGTCCTCGTCGTGGGGGGCGGGGGCCGGGAGCACGCCCTGGTGTGGAAGCTCGCCCAGAGCCCTCGGGTGACCCGCATCTATGCGGCCCCCGGCAACGCGGGGACCGAAGAGCTGGCCCACAACGTGGGGATCGAGGCCGAAAACGTCGAGGGGCTCCTGGCGTTTGCGGAAGCGGAGAAGATCGGCCTCACCGTGGTGGGCCCCGAGGCCCCCCTGGTGGCGGGGATCGTGGACCGCTTCCGGGCCCGGGGGCTCCGGGTCTTCGGGCCGAGTGCGGCGGCCGCGCGGCTGGAGGGCTCCAAGGCTTTCGCCAAGGCCAAGATGCGGGAGTTCGGCGTGCCGACCGGGGACTACCGGGAGTTCACCGACGCCGACTCGGCGCGGGCCTACGTGCGGGAAAAGGGAGCGCCCCTGGTGGTGAAGGCCGACGGACTGGCCGCGGGCAAGGGCGTCATCGTCGCGCACACGGTGGAGGAGGCCCTTCGGGGGGTGGAGGCCATCCTGGTGGAGGGCGTCTTCGGCGACGCCGGCCGGACGGTGGTGGTAGAGGAGTTCCTGGAGGGCGAGGAGGCGAGCTTCCTCGCGTTCTGCGACGGGACCACCGTGCTTCCCATGGCGTCGACCCAGGACCACAAGGCGGTCTTCGACGGGGATCAGGGACCCAACACGGGCGGCATGGGTGCCTACAGTCCGGCCCCGGTCCTGAGCCCGGAGCTCTTCGAGGCCGCGGTGGATAGCGTGATGCGCCCCATGGTGGAGGGAATGGCCGCCCAGGGCACCCCCTACGTCGGGGTCCTCTACGGGGGACTCATGGTTCGAGACGGGCAGCTCCAGGTGCTGGAGTTCAACTGCCGCTTCGGCGACCCCGAGTGCCAGCCCATCGTCATGCGGATGCAGGGGGACCTGCTTCCCGTGCTGGAGGCCTGCATCGACGGGCGGCTCGAGCACGTCACGCTCGAGTGGGACCCCCGGGCGGCGGTGTGCGTGGTCATGGCCTCCGAAGGGTATCCCGGCGCCTACCCCAAGGGAGTCGAAATCCGGGGGCTCGAGAAGGCGAGCCGGCTGCCGGACACGGCGGTCTTCCACGCGGGCACGCGGCGGTCCAACGGCCGGATCGTGACGAGCGGCGGCAGGGTGCTGGGGGTCACGGCCCTGGGAAACGACATCGGCCAGGCGATCGAGCGGGCCTACACCGCCGTGGGTGCCGTCTCGTGGCCGGGAGCCCACTACCGGACGGACATCGGCCGAAAGGCCCTGGCTCGATCGTGA